In Astatotilapia calliptera chromosome 16, fAstCal1.2, whole genome shotgun sequence, one genomic interval encodes:
- the morc3a gene encoding MORC family CW-type zinc finger protein 3a: MATQMDHGVPLSTLSPKFLHSNSTSHTWPFSAIAELIDNAYDPDVSAKQFWIDKTVVKGEECLSFMDNGNGLDNKTMHKMLSFGYSDKMPLNGKDPIGIYGNGFKSGSMRLGKDAIVFSKSKRSLCVGMLSQTYLEKIGADQIIVPIVSFEESDSKNFCVREDQKSSLQAILQYSPFSTQEELLSEIHAISLPGSTSKTGTRIIIWNLRRTSTGTTEFDFEKDRYDIQIPSEVYSAEKDTNQRPDKITSHIPESMYSLRAFSSILYLKPRMQIIVRGQKVKSQLIAKSLAWIRKDHYKPTFLVPTQRIPITFGYNTKSKDQCGIMMYHKNRLIKAYERVGCQLKANNNGVGVIGVIECNFLDPTHNKQSFMENDKYRKTMNNLGIKLEEYWKEIRYRKTKENPNSTILPEDIKKRPDQNWAQCDSCLQWRKLPDGIDINKLPEKWFCQMNPDPQFRSCQVAEEKEDSDDDQPSYRKTYKQQEREEKKQEKERQMIVHQSPSTPTTLRSCSLQEGATRPESSPLTSSTISSAAYSPSRNDGFPVITSVCSLSAGALSAGALSTLRVKRKLPVTPQNTPKRSRINGFHRSTSETAPSVDVTPLSSPSVNVDSNTDDTDDEIVILETASTPKPKQNLYDLNKVKKEEEQSDNNVSMLLECSDDAAVDVPSDTNAAGASSAGSAAVETSSSPAPLPQLSSATTQTEAPIVKQEGEDQKQDDINKGGKEQTSNMDNCNVQQRKFKQESSGDSQSEHQGQKTLQNGVNHDLEREGSPRPSCSNIGDNEYSPLTYPNISEVQQQQDQLLELMQETAQERDSLKEQVQKLTSQVKDLEKKLKEMAPVSVKKECCHQASQTEETGWQTDYKSLFEKAKQKVSELIKEKEALIAASDTKANLSADKNVENDDEIALQVDALVRKLDQRTKETEELRSRLDLVEEHKANLAAQCEELQLSLEHQREKAQSLPTTSESSIQTHPEEEGGAAVSGTHSNSDASRSLVELRQNVGRLLLSHVPALDLAQVNFECNVIDEILDQFLTNNNSDTTND, encoded by the exons ATGGCGACGCAGATGGACCATGGTGTTCCGTTAAGCACG CTTTCGCCCAAGTTTCTGCACAGCAACTCCACCAGCCACACCTGGCCCTTCAGCGCTATAGCTGAACTGATTG ACAATGCCTACGACCCAGACGTCAGTGCCAAACAGTTCTGGATTGATAAAACTGTGGTCAAAGGAGAAGAATGCCTCAGCTTCATGGATAATGGAAATGGGCTGGACAATAAAACAATGCATAAGATGCTCAG CTTCGGATACAGTGACAAGATGCCCCTGAACGGTAAAGATCCAATTGGAATCTATGGCAATGGCTTCAAGTCTGGCTCCATGCGTCTTGGCAAAGATGCTATTGTCTTCTCCAAGTCGAAGAGGAGCTTATGCGTGGGGATGCTCTCCCAGACTTACCTGGAAAAGATTGGTGCAGATCAAATAATTGTACCTATTGTTTCCTTTGAAGAGAGCGACTCCAAGAACT TCTGTGTAAGAGAGGACCAGAAATCCAGTCTACAGGCCATTCTGCAGTATTCCCCTTTCAGCACACAAGAAGAGCTACTCTCAGAGATTCATGCAATTAGTTTGCCGGGATCCACGTCGAAAACTGGCACACGGATCATCATCTGGAACCTCCGCAG gaCATCTACTGGAACAACAGAGTTTGATTTTGAGAAGGATCGGTACGACATCCAAATTCCATCTGAGGTTTACAGTGCAGAGAAGGACACTAATCAGCGTCCAGACAAGATCACGTCACACATCCCTGAGAGCATGTACTCGCTTCGG GCATTTTCCAGCATTCTGTACCTGAAGCCTCGAATGCAGATCATAGTTCGGGGTCAAAAGGTGAAATCTCAGCTCATCGCCAAGAGCCTGGCCTGGATCAGAAAGGATCACTATAAGCCTACTTTCCTAGTACCG ACCCAAAGAATTCCTATTACTTTTGGGTATAACACCAAAAGCAAAGACCAGTGTGGCATAATGATGTATCACAAGAACCGGCTCATTAAAGCTTACGAACGTGTCGGCTGTCAGCTTAAG GCCAACAACAACGGTGTTGGAGTCATTGGGGTCATAGAATGTAACTTTTTGGATCCCACTCACAACAAACAGAGTTTTATGGAGAATGACAAGTACAG GAAAACCATGAATAATTTGGGGATTAAATTGGAGGAGTACTGGAAAGAGATACGCTACAGAAAGACGAAAGAAAATCCAAATAGCACCATACTACCAGAAGATATCAA GAAGCGACCAGATCAAAACTGGGCGCAGTGTGATAGCTGTCTGCAGTGGCGTAAACTTCCTGATGGCATTGACATCAACAAGCTGCCAGAGAAATGGTTCTGCCAAATGAACCCTGATCCTCAGTTCAG GAGCTGCCAGGTAGCCGAGGAAAAAGAAGACTCTGATGATGATCAGCCTTCGTATCGCAAGACCTACAAACAGCA ggagagagaggaaaagaaacaggaaaaggaaagacAGATG ATTGTCCACCAATCCCCTTCCACTCCCACTACTTTGAGGAGCTGTTCATTACAAGAGGGCGCTACAAGGCCTGAATCCTCACCGCTGACGTCTTCCACCATTTCTTCAGCTG CCTACAGCCCTTCTCGTAATGATGGTTTTCCAGTTATTACTAGTGTATGCTCATTGTCAGCAGGCGCATTGTCAGCAGGCGCATTGTCAACCCTGAG AGTAAAAAGGAAACTGCCTGTTACTCCACAGAACACACCAAAAAGATCTCGGATAAATGGCTTCCACAGGAGCACCTCGGAAACAGCCCCATCAGTAGATGTGACCCCACTGAGCTCTCCTTCTGTGAATGTCGATAGTAATACTGATGATACCGATGATGAAATTGTCATCTTGGAGACTGCTAGCACCCCCAAGCCAAAACAGAACCTCTACGATTTAAATAAAgtgaagaaagaggaagagcaaAGTGACAATAATGTCAGCATGCTGTTGGAGTGTAGCGATGATGCTGCTGTGGATGTCCCCTCAGACACGAATGCTGCAGGAGCAAGCTCTGCAGGGTCTGCAGCTGTGGAAACCAGTTCCTCCCCAGCGCCCCTTCCACAGCTGTCAAGCGCCACTACCCAGACAGAAGCACCTATTGTGAAGCAAGAAGGCGAGGACCAAAAGCAAGATGATATTAATAAGGGTGGTAAAGAACAGACCTCAAATATGGATAACTGCAACGTTCAGCAAAGAAAATTTAAGCAGGAGAGCAGTGGAGACAGTCAGAGTGAACATCAGGGACAGAAGACCTTGCAGAATGGTGTGAACCATGATCTAGAAAGGGAAGGAAGTCCTAGACCTTCCTGTTCAAATATCGGTGACAACGAATATAGTCCACTTACCTACCCCAATATCTCTGAGGTACAGCAACAACAAGACCAGCTGCTTGAGCTCATGCAGGAGACCGCTCAGGAGAGAGACTCTTTAAAAGAacaggtccagaaacttacctcACAAGTGAAAGACCTGGAGAAAAAACTGAAGGAGATGGCACCGGTCAGCGTAAAGAAGGAGTGTTGTCACCAAGCCAGCCAGACAGAAGAAACAGGATGGCAGACGGACTACAAAAGTCTGTTCGAGAAGGCCAAACAGAAAGTCAGTGAACTGATTAAAGAGAAGGAGGCTTTAATAGCAGCATCTGATACCAAGGCCAATCTGAGTGCTGACAAAAATGTGGAAAACGATGACGAGATCGCACTGCAAGTTGACGCTCTAGTCCGGAAACTGGATCAAAGAACGAAGGAGACAGAAGAGCTGCGCTCACGG CTGGACCTTGTGGAGGAGCACAAGGCAAACCTGGCAGCCCAGTGTGAAGAGCTCCAGTTAAGCTTAGAGCACCAAAGGGAAAAAGCACAAAGTCTTCCAACAACCAGTGAATCTTCAATTCAGACACAtccagaggaggaaggaggggcAGCTGTTTCTGGCACACATTCAAACTCAGATGCATCCAGAAG TTTGGTAGAGCTTCGGCAGAACGTCGGGCGCCTTCTTCTCTCCCACGTGCCTGCGCTGGACCTGGCACAAGTGAATTTCGAGTGTAATGTAATTGATGAGATCCTAGACCAGTTTCTCACTAATAACAATTCTGACACAACAAATGATTAA